GCGTATCTTTTAGGTAATCATGATATTTCTTCCCCCTCTTAAAAAACCATCACCAGCGGAATTCTAACCGCAAGGTTAGTGAACCTAATGCAGACGACAATGCTTTCTTAACAGAGGGTTGTCAGAACAGGATTACAAGATTTCTTGATTTTCAGGATTATAAATCCAATCTCAAATCCCTTTTCTTTAATCTTGTCCATCTAGCAATCCTTTAATCGTGTTCAGAAACTGTATTTATTTTAAAATCATGTTTAGGCTGTATTAGATTTTTATTGTAAACTCTTTTAAAATCTAAACTTTTACCACCAAAGTTGATCAATAAACCATCCGCTATATTATATGCTTCGCAATAGTTAATGGCTTGTGCCTTATGAACATCTTCAAGTTCCTCTAATGCTTTGAGTTCTACCATAATTTTGCCTTCAACAAAAAAATCAACTCTTCTAGTTCCAACTTCTATATTTTTGTAAAAAATTTTCATTTCTTTTTCTCGTTCAAATTCCAAACCCTCATCACGCATTTCTATAGCTAGTGAACGCTGATAAATAACTTCTTGAAACCCATAACCCAAAATCCGATGAACTTGCATTGCACAGCCAATTATTTTGTGAGTTAAGGTATTAATGTCTTCTTCTTTAATCATGTTCATCTAGTAATCCTTTAATCATGTTCAGATACTGATTTTATATCTCAATGCTTCAAAAACATTCAATAATCCCTCACATACCCCAGATCTTCATTTTCATACCGTTAAATTCTCCCGAATCGATAAAAACTTTTTCTCGCCAATCCATCTTTTCATCTCTATCGAATATTAAAATATGTGATTCTGTAGCATTACATTTTATTGCATAATCAGAAGTTTGCTCAAGTGCTTTAGCCTTGATTGTATCGTATTGATCTTTCTCACTTAAAACTTTTAATTCAATAACGATACGTTGCTCGGTTTTGCCCTCTTTCCATTTCAACATAAGATCTGTTCTTTTTCTTCCCAGACCATATTCTCTTGAAATAAAACCTTTACCATTTGAAACTCTTTGTAAATATGCCTGAAAAACAAGGTGTGGTGCAGCTTCTTGATAGCCAGCAATATGGCTTGCCCAAATCTCAGAATTTTCACGCCAAAATTGTTGAAACATTGAAAATAAAATATCTGTGTCAATAAGACCATTTTCATCTATCCAGTCAGGTGAAAATCTCGAAAGAAAATTATCCTGATTCTCTTTGCTTAGTTCCCTTGGTAGTATTTCCATATAAATAGCGTTTGCCACTTGTATTCCATGTGGTGTTTTCTTAATCAACCCTAAATCATAACAATATTCTCTATCATCATCTTCGGTTTTAGCATCAGTTCCTAGAATTAATGGAAGTAGAACCCTTCGAACTCTATCCTCTTTTAGCTTATGAGATAGTTGATCTAAATGTGTAGCTCTTGAAATAACCAAATTGTTTTTAGCTGTTTCGATCATTTCTCTGGTAATAGTTATGGATCTGTCACGATTTTCTTTCATTTTGAATGTAACTTCATAACCTAGAGCATTAACAAGCCAAGGTTGACCTTCGGTATATTCCCAAATCAGATCAAAACAATCGTCATTAAATTTTTGTCCTGTTTCCTTTGTATGTTCATTGTATAATATTACGATTTCTTCTTTTGTAAAATTACCAAGTCTTAATGATTCTGCTTTTATATTAAAAGCACTACCACCAGTAATTATGTCCTGACCACTTGTCTGTATACGATAATCCTTTATATCACGAACACCGCAGAGAATTATGCTTTGAGGGAAATTTTCTGGACGTTTGTCATATCCAGCTCTTATCTGCCTTAAAACAGAAATCAAAGTGTCACCAACTAATGAATCTATCTCATCAATGAAAAAAACTACAGGTTTAGAAGAAACTTCAGAAATTAAAGTCAAAACAGAGTTTAAAGAGCTATTGTGATTTTGTTCATTAGCTATTTGCAAAATTTTAACAGACAAATCTTTATCATCGACTCTTTTTGAAATTTCAGTGATTATTGATTTTATACCATCTTCAATATTATTTCTAGCTGCTTGACCAACTTCAAAATTTGCATAGATTGCAATATATTTACCTTCATTATTTAAATATTCTTGTAAAGCTAATAAAGAACTAGTCTTGCCAGTTTGTCTTGGTGCATGCAATATAAAATATTTTTCTTGATCGATCAATGTTAAAACTTCATCTAAACTCCACCTGTTTAATGGGTCTATTTTATAATGATTTGGTCTGTTTACTGGCCCTGCTGTATTGAAAAATTTCATTTATTATCCTTGTTGTTAAATAGAATATAATTATATAATAAAAAATTGGAAGTTGAAAAATTGAATATAAAAATAAAAAATGATCGCTACTTAAGTACTGGAAATTTTTAAAAACACAATTTCGCTTTACAATCATTAGTTTCTTCAAATTTATAATGAATTGAGTTGTAAAACACAAAACAAAAAACCCGCAATTTTGCGGGTTTTAATGGAGATGAGGGGAGTTGAACCCCTGTCCGAAAAAGCGTATGAATCAGCCTCTACATGCTTATTCACTGTTTTGAGTTCGCTCAATTAAGCTTCCAGTGACAAAATTTTAAAAGAACTATCTCCAAAATTTCATCGACACTCCCAGGAGAACTGAAGGTCAACTACTCTGCCTCAATGACGATCACTGGAA
The window above is part of the Candidatus Delongbacteria bacterium genome. Proteins encoded here:
- a CDS encoding AAA-like domain-containing protein is translated as MKFFNTAGPVNRPNHYKIDPLNRWSLDEVLTLIDQEKYFILHAPRQTGKTSSLLALQEYLNNEGKYIAIYANFEVGQAARNNIEDGIKSIITEISKRVDDKDLSVKILQIANEQNHNSSLNSVLTLISEVSSKPVVFFIDEIDSLVGDTLISVLRQIRAGYDKRPENFPQSIILCGVRDIKDYRIQTSGQDIITGGSAFNIKAESLRLGNFTKEEIVILYNEHTKETGQKFNDDCFDLIWEYTEGQPWLVNALGYEVTFKMKENRDRSITITREMIETAKNNLVISRATHLDQLSHKLKEDRVRRVLLPLILGTDAKTEDDDREYCYDLGLIKKTPHGIQVANAIYMEILPRELSKENQDNFLSRFSPDWIDENGLIDTDILFSMFQQFWRENSEIWASHIAGYQEAAPHLVFQAYLQRVSNGKGFISREYGLGRKRTDLMLKWKEGKTEQRIVIELKVLSEKDQYDTIKAKALEQTSDYAIKCNATESHILIFDRDEKMDWREKVFIDSGEFNGMKMKIWGM
- a CDS encoding GxxExxY protein codes for the protein MIKEEDINTLTHKIIGCAMQVHRILGYGFQEVIYQRSLAIEMRDEGLEFEREKEMKIFYKNIEVGTRRVDFFVEGKIMVELKALEELEDVHKAQAINYCEAYNIADGLLINFGGKSLDFKRVYNKNLIQPKHDFKINTVSEHD